In Terriglobia bacterium, a single genomic region encodes these proteins:
- a CDS encoding tetratricopeptide repeat protein, which produces MSSFERNSPSQMNACAAARVGVEPVACVVLAENHDAAYYAWRDAGMRRRTLLHIDAHADMLQLEAKGDITIANFISAALRDDIVSAVTWVVPDPSWDGREPLLQCAAELARGYQGDSGPVRATENAITTTLREKPLTIVPLARLPAIEEPVLLDIDIDFMVIPRVLAAEQDRHADLPWCWPEDLLARLAACRVRSDLVTVVHSVEGGYTPLPWKYLGEELLRRLKDPNAPEIRAMRLIREGAEAETRGDPALAKSRFTEAAQRLPKSAAPLYRLARLAGQGEEAQALYRNACRLDPSYRTPFSSAGFVHLESRDWQAAEREFRAALQLDAEDPYATLGLASVAAQQENWEEAKGLVESSLAADPNLLDAQRLHGRILARLQRNDEALAAYERSLKLALAGQKSIAATIYTRTAQPRLFDPQYSQTMGEAAQLYEVRGDLARAVQFYRMCAAGGEARVKIRLRLARVYARQARWGKLLVQLGSAVRAASKNILQRLRRAERGSRA; this is translated from the coding sequence ATGTCATCGTTTGAGAGGAATTCCCCATCGCAGATGAACGCCTGCGCCGCCGCGCGGGTTGGGGTGGAGCCCGTGGCATGCGTGGTGTTGGCGGAGAACCACGATGCGGCGTACTACGCCTGGCGCGATGCCGGCATGCGGCGCCGCACGCTGCTGCACATCGACGCGCATGCCGACATGTTGCAACTGGAAGCCAAAGGCGACATCACCATTGCCAATTTCATTTCGGCCGCGCTGCGGGACGACATCGTTTCTGCGGTGACCTGGGTTGTTCCCGATCCCTCCTGGGATGGGCGCGAGCCTCTCCTGCAGTGCGCTGCGGAGCTGGCCCGAGGCTACCAGGGCGACTCCGGGCCGGTGCGCGCCACGGAGAATGCAATCACCACCACGCTGCGGGAGAAGCCGCTGACCATCGTTCCGCTGGCGCGCTTGCCGGCGATCGAGGAGCCGGTGTTACTGGACATAGACATTGACTTCATGGTGATTCCGCGCGTCCTTGCCGCGGAGCAAGACCGGCACGCGGACCTGCCATGGTGCTGGCCCGAAGACCTTCTGGCGCGGCTGGCGGCGTGCCGCGTGCGTTCCGACCTGGTGACCGTGGTCCATTCCGTCGAGGGCGGGTACACACCGTTGCCGTGGAAGTATCTCGGCGAGGAGCTGCTGCGGCGGCTGAAAGATCCCAACGCGCCGGAAATCAGGGCCATGCGGCTGATCCGCGAAGGAGCAGAGGCAGAAACTCGGGGCGATCCGGCACTCGCGAAGTCGCGATTCACCGAAGCGGCACAGCGCCTGCCGAAGTCAGCGGCACCGCTTTACCGGTTGGCGCGTCTTGCCGGTCAAGGCGAAGAGGCGCAAGCGCTCTATCGGAACGCCTGCCGCTTGGATCCGTCGTATCGCACACCCTTCAGCAGCGCGGGCTTCGTACACCTGGAGAGCCGCGATTGGCAAGCAGCGGAGCGCGAATTTCGAGCGGCGCTGCAACTCGATGCGGAAGACCCGTACGCCACCCTCGGTCTGGCGTCGGTGGCGGCGCAGCAGGAGAACTGGGAGGAGGCGAAAGGCTTGGTGGAAAGTTCTCTCGCCGCCGATCCCAACCTGCTCGATGCGCAACGCCTGCACGGACGCATCCTGGCGCGACTGCAGCGCAACGATGAAGCGCTTGCCGCTTACGAGCGTTCGCTCAAGCTGGCGCTCGCCGGGCAGAAGTCCATTGCCGCCACTATCTACACCCGCACCGCGCAGCCACGCCTGTTCGATCCGCAGTATTCACAAACCATGGGCGAGGCGGCGCAGCTGTACGAGGTGCGCGGCGACCTGGCGCGCGCAGTGCAGTTCTACCGGATGTGCGCCGCCGGCGGCGAAGCGCGAGTGAAGATTCGGCTGCGGCTGGCGCGCGTCTATGCGCGGCAAGCACGGTGGGGAAAACTGCTCGTGCAGCTTGGCTCGGCCGTACGCGCGGCATCCAAGAACATCTTGCAACGTCTGCGACGCGCGGAGCGCGGCTCAAGAGCCTGA